One window from the genome of Anticarsia gemmatalis isolate Benzon Research Colony breed Stoneville strain chromosome 8, ilAntGemm2 primary, whole genome shotgun sequence encodes:
- the LOC142975001 gene encoding glucose-induced degradation protein 4 homolog: MPVKVDITPPPPANSKQPGVTKSLLYNGSKFQGHQKSKGNSYEVEVVLQHVDEENSYLCGYLKIKGLTEEFPTLTTFFDGEIISAKYPFLTRKWDADEDVDRKHWSKFDLFVPYLKTFNSDSFDYDSLAKADYVFMRWKEHFLVPDHTIKDINGASFAGFYYICFHKSAATIEGYYYHRSSEWYQSLTLSHVPEHSIQIYEFR; encoded by the exons atGCCCGTTAAGGTTGATATTACTCCACCACCTCCAGCAAATTCCAAGCAACCTGGAGTAACAAAATCTTTGCTTTATAACGGATCCAAATTCCAAGGGCACCAAAAAAGCAAAGGTAACTCCTATGAGGTCGAAGTAGTTTTGCAG CATGTAGACGAAGAAAACTCTTATCTTTGTgggtatttaaaaataaaaggtttgaCTGAGGAATTTCCCACACTGACAACATTCTTCGATGGAGAAATTATATCAGCTAAATATCCCTTTCTCACAAGGAAATGGGATGCTGACGAAGATGTTGATAGAAAACACTGG aGTAAGTTTGACCTGTTTGtaccttatttaaaaacatttaactcAGATTCGTTTGACTACGACTCTCTTGCAAAGGCTGACTATGTTTTTATGAGGTGGAAAGAACACTTTTTAGTGCCAGATCATACAATAAAGGACATAAATGGTGCTTCATTCGCTGGTTTTTACTATATATGCTTCCATAAGAGTGCTGCCACAATAGAAGGATATTATTACCACCGGAGTTCTGAATG GTATCAATCTTTGACTTTAAGCCATGTACCGGAACACAGCATCCAAATTTATGAGTTTAGATGA
- the Pkn gene encoding serine/threonine-protein kinase N: MAEPGYYHSDYVRHPVLHELGVKYGIKTECIPEIALPSKLEELKDVIRREIRKELKIKEGAEKLREVATDRRSLSDVANIVKKANIKLNELKSDLQELESQLLLSRGQSTPTSPEDLSYDEEIILASQAAQQQRQLGEATTDRKLASLEKQLNIELKVKQGAENMIQSISSSNQSRDKKLLAEAHQMLADSKDKIEYLKLRISKLTKQQKGDNAGANGDGKNTDSGVAALLDERIAELRNRLRIEAAVVEGSKNAIRLLQSDKKVTDKKALQEAQTNLLESTQKLDLLRRSLDMRRQELPSESPAFIELGHELRSTGSSPGYVSLSGGSGSRAQFLSPAPLISPCVQVTGTLEVRLMGCQDLLEDVPGRSRRDPMASPSDLKSFVKGVTIRNSMKYTYSIKEDTSNEIMAVLKLDNHAVAQTSWRPCSQQAWDQRFTFKLDKSRELEIGIHWKDWRGLCAVKFLRLEEFIDDIRHGMALELEPQGLLFAEIKFLNPIISRKPKLQRQRKIIKQQGKNIPRPSYGEMHIPAVVLGRLLKRSSPSIQNIQTAHINQSQQHSFEAASIDNREIENPNVTLGGMAGVRPLGLPSTPITSQLPATPQPQPTLPIQPPPNVSTLRMEKELQEAFAFLEDSYTRDNYVTKEPQTPSCDAPLVEYPPSPSPKLVLEFPSNEDQIVEITSNIRISSSRSSSVIDTLGKEQDTRRQSGEMSMESFRLLSVLGRGHFGKVILAQYRPTNEYFAIKALKKGDIIARDEVDSLLSEKRIFEVANAIRHPFLVNLFACFQTEQHVCFVMEYAAGGDLMMHIHADVFTEPRAVFYAACVVLGLQYLHENNIIYRDLKLDNLLLDTEGYVKIADFGLCKEGMGWGDRTGTFCGTPEFLAPEVLTETSYTRAVDWWGLGVLIFEMLVGESPFPGEDEGEVFDSIVNDEVRYPRTLSLEAIALMRRLLRKNPERRLGSSERDAEDVKKQAFFRNVNWEQLLLRKVKPPFVPTINNLEDVSNFDSEFTSEAAVLTPPKEPRPLSTADHKLFHDFTYMADWC; encoded by the exons ATGGCAGAGCCAGGTTATTACCACAGTGATTATGTTCGACACCCAGTTCTCCACGAGCTCGGTGTCAAATATGGAATTAAAACTGAGTGTATTCCAGAAATAGCATTGCCGTCTAAGTTGGAGGAGCTCAAGGATGTCATACGTAGAGAAATACGTAAGGAACTTAAAATAAAGGAGGGAGCCGAAAAACTGCGCGAGGTTGCCACAGACCGCAGATCACTCTCTGATGTCGCTAATATTGTCAAAAAAGCTAACATAAAACTTAACGAACTCAAATCAGATCTTCAAGAATTGGAGTCCCAGCTCCTTTTGTCTCGTGGTCAGTCGACTCCTACGTCTCCGGAAGACCTCTCTTACGATGAAGAGATTATTTTGGCCTCTCAAGCAGCCCAGCAACAAAGGCAACTTGGGGAAGCAACTACAGACCGCAAGTTGGCCTCACTTGAAAAACAGTTGAACATTGAATTGAAAGTTAAGCAAGGTGCTGAAAATATGATACAGAGTATTAGTAGCAGCAACCAATCCAGAGACAAGAAGCTTCTGGCTGAAGCTCATCAAATGTTAGCTGATTCTAAAGATAAGATTGAATACCTAAAATTACGTATTTCTAAGTTGACCAAACAACAGAAAGGAGATAATGCAGGTGCAAATGGTGATGGTAAAAATACAGATAGTGGTGTTGCCGCATTATTAGATGAAAGAATTGCTGAACTAAGGAACAGATTGAGGATTGAAGCTGCAGTTGTAGAGGGCTCTAAAAATGCCATAAGACTTCTACAAAGTGACAAAAAAGTTACAGATAAGAAAGCTTTACAAGAAGCTCAAACAAACCTTTTGGAATCTACACAGAAGCTAGATTTGTTACGTAGATCTCTCGATATGCGTAGACAGGAGCTTCCTTCGGAGAGCCCTGCATTTATAGAATTAGGACATGAATTACGCAGCACTGGGTCCAGCCCTGGCTATGTGAGTCTTTCTGGTGGCAGTGGATCGCGGGCCCAGTTTTTGTCGCCTGCACCATTGATAAGTCCCTGTGTTCAAGTAACAGGTACACTAGAAGTTAGATTGATGGGCTGCCAGGACCTTCTTGAAGATGTTCCTGGTAGAAGCCGCAGAGACCCCATGGCAAGCCCTTCAGATTTGAAATCTTTTGTAAAAGGTGTTACAATACGTAACTCAATGAAGTACACTTACAGCATTAAAGAAGATACAAGTAATGAAATAATGGCGGTCTTGAAGCTAGACAACCATGCTGTTGCACAGACTAGTTGGAGGCCTTGCTCACAGCAAGCCTGGGATCAAAg ATTTACCTTCAAACTGGATAAATCAAGAGAACTTGAAATTGGAATTCATTGGAAGGACTGGCGCGGGTTGTGTGCTGTTAAGTTTTTAAGATTAGAAGAGTTTATTGATGACATTCGACATGGCATGGCTTTAGAACTTGAGCCTCAAGGGTTACTGTTTGCTGAAATCAAATTCTTAAATCCTATTATTTCAAGAAAGCCAAAACTGCAACGTCAGCGTAAAATCATCAAACAACAAGGGAAAAACATACCAAGACCCTCTTATGGTGAAATGCATATTCCAGCTGTTGTACTTGGCAGACTTCTGAAACGCTCATCACCTTCCATCCAGAATATTCAAACTGCTCATATTAATCAATCACAGCAACATAGTTTTGAAGCTGCTTCAATTGATAATAGAGAAATTGAAAACCCAAATGTTACTCTAGGAGGCATGGCTGGTGTACGGCCACTAGGATTACCCTCTACACCCATAACATCACAATTACCAGCCACACCCCAACCCCAGCCAACTTTGCCAATACAACCACCACCTAATGTTTCTACTCTTAGAATGGAGAAAGAACTTCAGGAAGCATTTGCATTTTTAGAAGACTCTTATACCAGGGATAATTATGTTACAAAAGAGCCACAAACCCCATCTTGTGATGCACCTCTGGTTGAGTATCCACCTTCACCCTCACCTAAACTGGTTCTTGAGTTCCCTAGTAATGAGGATCAAATTGTTGAAATTACAAGTAATATTAGGATATCTTCTTCGCGCTCTTCGTCAGTTATTGACACTTTAGGCAAAGAACAAGACACCAGGAGACAATCAGGTGAAATGTCTATGGAAAGCTTCAGATTATTGAGTGTTCTTGGCAGAGGGCATTTTGGCAAAGTAATCCTTGCTCAATACAGACCCACAAATgaatattttgctataaaagCTTTAAAGAAAGGTGATATAATAGCCAGAGATGAAGTAGATTCTCTGTTATCTGAAAAAAGGATCTTTGAGGTAGCTAACGCTATAAGACACCCCTTTTTGGTAAACTTGTTTGCATGTTTCCAAACTGAACAACATGTATGTTTTGTCATGGAATATGCAGCTGGAGGTGATCTTATGATGCACATTCATGCTGATGTGTTCACTGAACCTAGAGCAGTTTTTTATGCAGCTTGTGTAGTATTAGGCCTACagtatttacatgaaaataacattatttataggGACCTAAAGTTAGATAACTTACTTTTAGATACAGAGGGGTATGTTAAAATTGCTGACTTTGGTCTTTGTAAAGAGGGTATGGGGTGGGGAGACCGCACTGGTACATTCTGTGGCACCCCTGAATTTCTAGCTCCTGAAGTGTTAACAGAAACTTCATATACTCGAGCTGTGGATTGGTGGGGTCTTggtgttttaatatttgaaatgctTGTTGGTGAATCGCCTTTCCCTGGTGAAGATGAGGGTGAGGTATTTGATTCAATTGTTAATGACGAGGTCCGTTATCCTCGAACACTATCTTTAGAAGCAATAGCTCTTATGCGACGTTTGTTAAGGAAAAATCCAGAAAGACGTTTGGGTTCTTCTGAGAGGGATGCTGAAGATGTCAAAAAACAAGCCTTCTTCCGTAACGTTAACTGGGAACAACTTCTCTTGCGTAAAGTGAAGCCACCATTTGTGCcaacaattaataatttagaagaTGTGAGCAACTTTGACAGTGAGTTTACATCTGAAGCTGCGGTGCTTACGCCACCTAAAGAGCCCCGCCCGCTTTCTACTGCAGATCATAAGTTGTTCCATGACTTTACATATATGGCAGATTGGTGCTAG
- the LOC142975000 gene encoding uncharacterized protein LOC142975000 — protein MWYTWTTLLLVSCALVKADEEAGAGAPAPVATTRAPPRTLDRKAAELAWKTWLQSPESGNQNAPPRRITTKSLFITPLVCPKGQRLDRNGCVQVVTVNKDEHERILLEHLNALFTTPPSGGLVNTDVLYDYGEDEPGPLQLSIPIGPDPQASPLQGQEPSAQAQELQPNYVKVDKKDGNKPEGDASIEAELELLKLQNTLNQNDTASFDNSNILNQNVLTNIHNYPDKPKRDSPIANLTETESTNDSTDVGQKELVYGHVNVDPVLYQLENRTEAQSSEDVEKENISTEVQTGSTPVKESDKENPSVTASDTLSPNETEQTSSSSPQLLKKNSDQSKLNPENDYSDIGEAIKLISRYADVTTDDNFAKDQNKNGLKEDSILGTRTKVQYRRNKPKEQQQDTAPAHVPLDLVYNEKTPIHNVYPSGVYYRYPWPSQHSPTPPPDYPFRHLQDYWPGRNQIGGVYNTHENPRRHHHSYPHNYRLHGYPHAGLSVPPPYPEQLKGYIHRVVQHHTNPMRPHTNNQDLYSLLGLRHWFSSEGTSKR, from the exons ATGTGGTACACGTGGACGACGTTACTGCTGGTGTCGTGCGCACTAGTGAAGGCGGACGAGGAGGCCGGGGCGGGGGCGCCGGCGCCGGTGGCGACAACCCGCGCGCCGCCTCGCACCCTCGACCGAAAAGCCGCAGAGCTCGCATGGAAGACCTGGCTCCAGAGTCCGGAAAGCGGCAATCAGAATGCCCCTCCGCGCAGGATCACTACCAAGTCTCTCTTCATAACGCCTTTGGTTTGTCCCAAAGGCCAAAGGCTTGACCGCAACGGTTGCGTTCAG gTGGTAACAGTTAACAAAGATGAACATGAACGTATTCTGCTGGAACACTTAAACGCTTTGTTCACGACTCCTCCGAGCGGGGGCCTTGTGAACACAGACGTTTTGTACGACTATGGCGAAGACGAACCTGGACCACTACAGCTCTCCATACCCATCGGGCCAGACCCTCAAGCATCGCCTCTCCAAGGACAGGAGCCATCCGCACAG GCTCAAGAGCTGCAACCTAACTATGTTAAGGTTGACAAGAAAGATGGAAACAAACCTGAAGGCGACGCTAGCATCGAAGCTGAATTAGAACTGTTAAAACTTCAAAACACTCTCAATCAAAACGATACAGCTTCTTTCGacaattcaaatatattaaaccAAAATGTATTGACGAATATCCACAACTATCCAGATAAACCTAAACGTGACAGTCCTATTGCAAACCTAACTGAAACAGAATCTACAAATGATAGCACCGACGTGGGACAAAAAGAGTTAGTGTATGGACATGTTAACGTTGACCCTGTTCTCTACCAACTGGAAAATCGTACCGAAGCTCAAAGTTCCGAGGATGTAGAAAAGGAGAATATTTCGACAGAAGTGCAAACCGGTTCAACGCCTGTAAAGGAATCCGACAAGGAAAATCCAAGTGTTACTGCCTCCGATACCTTGAGTCCCAACGAAACTGAACAAACTTCTAGCTCATCGCCgcaattattaaagaaaaatagtgATCAGAGCAAATTAAACCCAGAAAATGATTACAGCGATATCGGAGAAGCTATTAAATTGATCAGCCGATATGCCGACGTAACTACGGACGACAACTTTGCcaaagatcaaaataaaaatgggTTAAAAGAAGACAGCATTTTAGGTACTCGTACTAAAGTGCAATACCGTCGCAATAAGCCAAAAGAACAGCAGCAGGATACTGCACCGGCGCACGTTCCCCTGGATTTGGTTTACAACGAGAAGACACCTATCCATAACGTGTATCCATCCGGAGTCTACTATAGATATCCTTGGCCTAGTCAGCACTCACCGACGCCTCCACCTGACTATCCATTTCGACACTTGCAAGACTACTGGCCTGGTCGCAATCAAATAGGAGGCGTTTATAATACACACGAGAACCCTAGGCGTCACCACCATTCGTATCCTCATAACTATCGACTACACGGCTACCCTCATGCGGGACTTAGCGTTCCACCACCATACCCGGAGCAGCTGAAAGGGTACATTCATAGAGTGGTGCAACATCATACGAACCCAATGCGACCTCACACTAACAATCAGGACCTTTACAGTCTTCTCGGGCTTAGACATTGGTTTAGCAGTGAAGGGACTTCAAAGAGATAG